A DNA window from Carnobacterium funditum DSM 5970 contains the following coding sequences:
- a CDS encoding DUF7309 domain-containing protein, protein MMDQQKRLFQLAKQLYEEKFWDEYLKSDLIAIQLGNRKEPIIISVLGENEQNYGFLFYRNVEDLATFFETNIGEKLQKFRPMLDIIPFQNCLSLEFENKKAISKEEHQLIEMSGVTFRGKKSYPIFVDYYPGYYPSIIDKLEIPLLIEVMEKLIETAKDFEEKLTFYKEKKTESEILIRTYQKNGEYIDGLLSLPERIVIGKPLLKETTPILLTKFEMRRVENQKFGSAIWEIDIDFVNSPIAPPDGERPYFPLVLLIVDSESNEIICSEFVKPGDSEAIQRVFMQLVLSGNKKPPKIVVDINQYNLVARYLKELLVCLEIELVPIRKLPMISVFKKNMLEYLR, encoded by the coding sequence ATGATGGATCAGCAAAAACGTTTGTTTCAGCTTGCTAAACAGCTATATGAAGAAAAATTTTGGGACGAGTATTTGAAAAGTGATTTGATTGCTATTCAATTAGGTAATCGTAAAGAACCGATAATCATTTCTGTATTAGGTGAAAATGAACAAAATTATGGTTTTTTATTTTATCGAAACGTAGAAGATTTAGCTACTTTTTTTGAGACGAATATAGGGGAAAAGTTACAGAAATTTCGTCCTATGCTGGACATAATCCCATTTCAAAACTGCCTCTCTTTAGAATTTGAAAATAAAAAAGCTATTAGTAAAGAAGAACATCAGCTTATTGAAATGAGCGGGGTAACATTTCGCGGAAAAAAATCATATCCAATCTTTGTAGACTATTATCCAGGTTATTATCCTTCAATTATAGACAAATTAGAAATACCATTGCTAATTGAAGTAATGGAAAAATTAATAGAAACAGCGAAGGATTTTGAAGAGAAGTTGACATTTTATAAAGAAAAAAAGACTGAGTCAGAAATTTTAATTCGGACGTATCAAAAAAATGGAGAATACATAGACGGTTTATTGTCTTTACCTGAAAGAATTGTAATTGGAAAGCCCCTGTTAAAGGAAACTACGCCAATTTTATTGACAAAGTTCGAAATGAGACGAGTTGAGAATCAAAAATTCGGTTCAGCTATATGGGAGATCGATATAGACTTTGTGAATTCGCCTATAGCTCCACCAGATGGAGAGAGACCCTACTTTCCACTAGTTTTATTAATAGTAGATAGTGAAAGTAATGAGATTATATGTAGTGAGTTCGTAAAGCCAGGTGACAGTGAAGCTATCCAGCGCGTGTTCATGCAACTAGTTTTGTCAGGAAATAAAAAACCACCAAAAATTGTCGTGGACATAAATCAATACAATCTAGTTGCTAGATACTTAAAAGAGCTATTGGTTTGTTTGGAAATAGAATTAGTGCCTATCCGGAAATTGCCAATGATTTCTGTCTTTAAAAAAAATATGTTGGAATACTTAAGATAG